From a single Equus asinus isolate D_3611 breed Donkey chromosome 2, EquAss-T2T_v2, whole genome shotgun sequence genomic region:
- the LPCAT4 gene encoding lysophospholipid acyltransferase LPCAT4 isoform X1, with the protein MSYISPASRGLRPKVENYAPGFCWTEELFMEWDVGEEEEASVAHSTSSTVVDAFTRFCLLGALLAPIRVLLAFIVLFLLWPFAWLQVAGLTEEQLQEPITGWRKTVCHNGVLGLSRLLFFLLGFLRIRVRGQRASCLQAPVLVAAPHSTFFDPIVLLPCDLPKVVSRAENLSVPVIGALLRFNQAILVSRHDPASRRRVVEEVRRRATSGGKWPQVLFFPEGTCSNKKALLKFKPGAFIAGVPVQPVLIRYPNSLDTTSWAWRGPGVLKVLWLTASQPCSIVDVEFLPVYHPSLEESRDPTLYANNVQRVMAQALGIPATECEFVGSLPVIVVGRLKVALEPQLWELRRVLRKAGLSPGCVDAGAEPGRSRMISQEEFARQLQLSDPQTVAGAFSYFQQDANGLVDFRDVALALAALDGNRSLEELTCLAFELFAEEQTEGPTRLLYRDGFSTILHLLLGSPRPAAVTLHAELCQAGSCQGLSLCQFQDFSLRDPLHEKLFSTYLRPSQIPNASSPGSPTARANGTVQAPKQKGD; encoded by the exons ATGAGTTACATCTCTCCCGCCTCCAGAGGGTTAAG GCCCAAAGTGGAGAACTATGCACCTGGTTTCTGTTGGACAGAAGAGCTATTTATGGAGTGGGacgtgggggaggaggaagaagcatcTGTAGCCCACTCTACATCAAGCACTGTGGTGGACGCTTTCACACGG TTCTGCCTCCTGGGAGCATTGCTGGCCCCCATCCGAGTGCTTCTGGCCTTTATCGTCCTCTTTCTCCTCTGGCCCTTTGCCTGGCTGCAAGTAGCTGGTCTTACTGAGGAGCAGCTTCAGGAACCAATTACAGGATGGAGGAA GACCGTGTGCCACAACGGGGTGCTGGGTCTCAGCCGCCTGCTCTTTTTCCTGCTGGGCTTCCTCCGGATTCGCGTTCGGGGCCAGCGGGCCTCATGCCTTCAAGCCCCTGTGCTTGTTGCTGCCCCCCACTCTACTTTCTTTGACCCCATTGTTCTGCTGCCCtgtgacctgcccaaggttgTGTCCCGAGCTGAAAACCTTTCCGTGCCTGTCATTGGAG CCCTTCTTCGCTTCAACCAAGCCATCCTAGTGTCCCGTCATGACCCGGCTTCTCGGCGCAGGGTGGTAGAGGAGGTCCGAAGACGGGCTACCTCAGGAGGCAAGTGGCCCCAG GTCCTGTTCTTTCCTGAGGGCACCTGTTCCAACAAGAAGGCTTTGCTTAAATTCAAGCCAG GAGCCTTCATCGCAGGGGTGCCTGTGCAGCCTGTCCTCATCCGCTACCCCAACAGTCTG GACACCACCAGCTGGGCATGGAGGGGCCCTGGAGT ACTCAAAGTCCTTTGGCTCACAGCCTCTCAGCCCTGCAGCATCGTGGATGTGGAG TTCCTCCCTGTGTACCACCCCAGCCTGGAGGAGAGCAGGGACCCCACCCTCTATGCCAACAATGTCCAGAGGGTGATGGCACA GGCCCTGGGCATTCCAGCCACCGAGTGTGAGTTTGTAGGGAGCTTGCCTGTGATTGTGGTGGGCCGGCTGAAGGTAGCATTGGAGCCACAGCTCTGGGAACTGAGAAGGGTGCTTCGGAAGGCTGG GCTGTCCCCTGGCTGTGTGGACGCTGGAGCAGAGCCAGGCCGGAGTCGAATGATCAGCCAGGAAGAGTTTGCCAGGCAGCTACAGCTCTCTGACCCACAGACGGTGGCCGGTGCCTTCAGCTACTTCCAGCAG GATGCCAACGGCTTGGTGGACTTCCGGGATGTGGCCCTTGCATTGGCAGCTCTGGATGGGAACAGGAGCCTGGAGGAACTGACTTGCCTGGCCTTTGAG cTGTTCGCTGAGGAGCAAACAGAGGGACCCACCCGCCTGCTGTACAGAGACGGCTTCAGCACCATCCTACACCTCCTGCTGGGGTCACCTCGCCCTGCTGCCGTAACTTTGCATGCTGAGCTGTGCCAGGCAGGATCCTGCCAAGGCCTCTCCCTCT GTCAGTTCCAGGACTTCTCCCTCCGTGACCCGCTCCATGAGAAGCTCTTCAGCACCTACCTGCGCCCCTCCCAGATACCAAATGCCTCATCCCCAGGCAGCCCCACTGCTCGGGCCAACGGGACTGTGCAGGCACCCAAGCAGAAGGGCGACTGA
- the LPCAT4 gene encoding lysophospholipid acyltransferase LPCAT4 isoform X2, with translation MSQGSPGDWVPLDPTPGPSAPPNPFVHELHLSRLQRVKFCLLGALLAPIRVLLAFIVLFLLWPFAWLQVAGLTEEQLQEPITGWRKTVCHNGVLGLSRLLFFLLGFLRIRVRGQRASCLQAPVLVAAPHSTFFDPIVLLPCDLPKVVSRAENLSVPVIGALLRFNQAILVSRHDPASRRRVVEEVRRRATSGGKWPQVLFFPEGTCSNKKALLKFKPGAFIAGVPVQPVLIRYPNSLDTTSWAWRGPGVLKVLWLTASQPCSIVDVEFLPVYHPSLEESRDPTLYANNVQRVMAQALGIPATECEFVGSLPVIVVGRLKVALEPQLWELRRVLRKAGLSPGCVDAGAEPGRSRMISQEEFARQLQLSDPQTVAGAFSYFQQDANGLVDFRDVALALAALDGNRSLEELTCLAFELFAEEQTEGPTRLLYRDGFSTILHLLLGSPRPAAVTLHAELCQAGSCQGLSLCQFQDFSLRDPLHEKLFSTYLRPSQIPNASSPGSPTARANGTVQAPKQKGD, from the exons ATGAGCCAGGGAAGTCCGGGGGACTGGGTCCCCCTCGACCCCACCCCCGGACCCTCAGCGCCCCCCAACCCCTTCGTGCATGAGTTACATCTCTCCCGCCTCCAGAGGGTTAAG TTCTGCCTCCTGGGAGCATTGCTGGCCCCCATCCGAGTGCTTCTGGCCTTTATCGTCCTCTTTCTCCTCTGGCCCTTTGCCTGGCTGCAAGTAGCTGGTCTTACTGAGGAGCAGCTTCAGGAACCAATTACAGGATGGAGGAA GACCGTGTGCCACAACGGGGTGCTGGGTCTCAGCCGCCTGCTCTTTTTCCTGCTGGGCTTCCTCCGGATTCGCGTTCGGGGCCAGCGGGCCTCATGCCTTCAAGCCCCTGTGCTTGTTGCTGCCCCCCACTCTACTTTCTTTGACCCCATTGTTCTGCTGCCCtgtgacctgcccaaggttgTGTCCCGAGCTGAAAACCTTTCCGTGCCTGTCATTGGAG CCCTTCTTCGCTTCAACCAAGCCATCCTAGTGTCCCGTCATGACCCGGCTTCTCGGCGCAGGGTGGTAGAGGAGGTCCGAAGACGGGCTACCTCAGGAGGCAAGTGGCCCCAG GTCCTGTTCTTTCCTGAGGGCACCTGTTCCAACAAGAAGGCTTTGCTTAAATTCAAGCCAG GAGCCTTCATCGCAGGGGTGCCTGTGCAGCCTGTCCTCATCCGCTACCCCAACAGTCTG GACACCACCAGCTGGGCATGGAGGGGCCCTGGAGT ACTCAAAGTCCTTTGGCTCACAGCCTCTCAGCCCTGCAGCATCGTGGATGTGGAG TTCCTCCCTGTGTACCACCCCAGCCTGGAGGAGAGCAGGGACCCCACCCTCTATGCCAACAATGTCCAGAGGGTGATGGCACA GGCCCTGGGCATTCCAGCCACCGAGTGTGAGTTTGTAGGGAGCTTGCCTGTGATTGTGGTGGGCCGGCTGAAGGTAGCATTGGAGCCACAGCTCTGGGAACTGAGAAGGGTGCTTCGGAAGGCTGG GCTGTCCCCTGGCTGTGTGGACGCTGGAGCAGAGCCAGGCCGGAGTCGAATGATCAGCCAGGAAGAGTTTGCCAGGCAGCTACAGCTCTCTGACCCACAGACGGTGGCCGGTGCCTTCAGCTACTTCCAGCAG GATGCCAACGGCTTGGTGGACTTCCGGGATGTGGCCCTTGCATTGGCAGCTCTGGATGGGAACAGGAGCCTGGAGGAACTGACTTGCCTGGCCTTTGAG cTGTTCGCTGAGGAGCAAACAGAGGGACCCACCCGCCTGCTGTACAGAGACGGCTTCAGCACCATCCTACACCTCCTGCTGGGGTCACCTCGCCCTGCTGCCGTAACTTTGCATGCTGAGCTGTGCCAGGCAGGATCCTGCCAAGGCCTCTCCCTCT GTCAGTTCCAGGACTTCTCCCTCCGTGACCCGCTCCATGAGAAGCTCTTCAGCACCTACCTGCGCCCCTCCCAGATACCAAATGCCTCATCCCCAGGCAGCCCCACTGCTCGGGCCAACGGGACTGTGCAGGCACCCAAGCAGAAGGGCGACTGA